A DNA window from Paenibacillus sp. HWE-109 contains the following coding sequences:
- a CDS encoding putative bifunctional diguanylate cyclase/phosphodiesterase, producing MKAVWRLFHLATATTLGTLRSTHQVTRIHHRHNLQDLIHKAIRPPKRVSSASSSCVLLMLDIDRFRHINASFGYRYGDLLLHQVAERLQTVPHCDLVVQTGDDEFGLLLCTESQEQMASLTYQVQHLFDKPFLVMEQICYINVSIGTSQINPSVSIEEAMHQADRALLAAKQTGKNKLVAYHSLLQQPFSNQVQMETELRQAIIENQLMLYYQPRLELSTGNIICLEALVRWNHPTLGLVPPNEFIPLAEESGLILPLGEWVLREACLQKVRWLEAGILNYQIAVNISPCQFQDEGFSDKAIHIIEKTGIDPSYLEFEITESSIMQNMETTIAVLEKLCTKGISISIDDFGIGYSSLNYLKHFPIHCLKIDRSFVQNIQCNKDDLAITTAIIHLGHALNVQVVAEGVEELSQLEILKETTCTTIQGYLLSPPVSVYEIERSFDQYNNRPVMIS from the coding sequence ATGAAAGCAGTCTGGCGCCTTTTTCACTTGGCCACAGCAACAACCTTAGGTACTCTGCGGAGTACCCATCAAGTCACTCGTATTCACCATCGCCATAATCTTCAAGACCTGATTCATAAAGCGATTCGCCCTCCCAAACGTGTCTCTAGCGCATCGTCCTCCTGTGTCCTTCTCATGCTCGACATCGATCGTTTTCGACACATTAATGCCTCCTTCGGCTATCGATATGGTGATCTTCTGCTTCACCAAGTAGCGGAGAGGCTGCAAACCGTTCCACATTGTGACCTTGTTGTTCAAACAGGCGATGATGAATTCGGACTTCTTTTATGTACAGAATCGCAAGAACAGATGGCTTCTCTTACCTATCAAGTCCAACACCTCTTTGATAAACCCTTTCTTGTTATGGAACAGATTTGCTATATTAACGTCAGCATAGGGACAAGCCAGATTAATCCCTCTGTTTCCATCGAAGAAGCCATGCATCAGGCAGATCGAGCGTTGTTAGCGGCCAAACAGACAGGCAAAAACAAACTGGTTGCGTATCACTCACTGCTTCAACAACCATTCAGCAATCAAGTTCAAATGGAAACCGAACTGCGCCAGGCTATTATAGAAAATCAGCTTATGCTCTACTATCAGCCGCGTCTTGAACTTTCGACAGGCAACATTATATGCCTGGAAGCTTTGGTGCGCTGGAATCATCCTACACTCGGCCTGGTTCCTCCGAACGAGTTTATTCCGCTTGCAGAAGAGAGCGGCTTAATTCTACCCCTTGGCGAGTGGGTCCTTCGGGAAGCTTGTCTACAGAAAGTGAGATGGCTGGAAGCAGGTATCCTGAACTACCAGATTGCCGTCAATATCTCTCCATGTCAGTTTCAAGATGAAGGCTTCTCTGATAAAGCCATTCATATTATCGAAAAAACAGGCATTGATCCTTCTTACTTGGAATTCGAAATTACCGAAAGCTCCATCATGCAGAATATGGAGACAACCATTGCAGTCTTGGAGAAACTATGCACTAAAGGCATTTCCATTTCTATCGATGATTTCGGAATCGGCTACTCATCCCTCAATTACTTGAAGCATTTTCCTATTCATTGCTTGAAAATAGACCGATCCTTTGTCCAGAATATCCAATGCAACAAGGACGACTTGGCCATTACCACTGCCATTATCCATCTTGGACATGCCCTTAACGTACAAGTTGTTGCCGAAGGCGTAGAAGAATTAAGCCAGCTTGAAATATTGAAAGAAACGACCTGTACGACCATTCAAGGCTATTTGTTAAGTCCTCCTGTATCCGTCTACGAAATCGAGCGAAGCTTTGACCAATACAACAACAGACCGGTTATGATTTCATAA
- a CDS encoding LacI family DNA-binding transcriptional regulator, with protein sequence MVTRKEVAELAKVSEATVSRVFNGIGPMKPTTKARVLEAAELLKYHPNAIAQSFARRRSGNLGVVLPYMPKVHLFSAYYFSEILSGIAEQVRELGYDLLLSLMKPDESLDYASLYRSQKVDACVILGARDTPGQRESLMHLQEQGYPFCLVNQRFEGLSFHEVDADHVEGSYQAVRHLQDEGFRKIAFLNGSLGYSNSVDRLEGYKKAMQDAKLEVAPELLLEGNYSRKSGYEAASRLWELRDQVEAVFAANDRMAIGLMQGLRERGWVGGRDFAVIGCDDSDAAKLSDPPLSSISVPFFEMGKEAARGVLAGVLHGEAVHPAHIKLPTQVVVRQSSKRNQANRSQKS encoded by the coding sequence ATGGTAACAAGAAAAGAGGTAGCAGAGCTGGCAAAGGTATCTGAAGCGACCGTTTCTCGTGTATTTAATGGCATTGGACCTATGAAGCCTACTACCAAGGCGCGAGTTCTGGAAGCGGCCGAGCTGTTGAAATATCATCCGAACGCGATTGCCCAAAGTTTCGCGAGAAGACGCAGCGGGAATCTTGGCGTGGTGCTGCCGTATATGCCTAAAGTGCATCTGTTCTCTGCTTATTATTTCTCCGAAATATTAAGCGGCATCGCCGAACAAGTGCGGGAACTTGGCTATGACCTGCTGTTGTCGCTAATGAAACCGGATGAGAGCCTGGATTATGCCTCGCTTTATCGTTCTCAGAAAGTAGATGCTTGTGTGATTCTGGGCGCCAGAGACACGCCAGGGCAGCGGGAATCGCTTATGCACTTGCAAGAACAAGGATATCCCTTCTGTTTGGTTAATCAGCGATTCGAAGGGTTGTCTTTCCATGAGGTAGATGCTGATCATGTGGAAGGCAGTTATCAAGCCGTTCGGCATTTGCAGGATGAGGGCTTCCGAAAGATTGCGTTCTTGAACGGCTCGCTGGGATACTCGAATTCCGTCGATCGACTTGAGGGATATAAGAAAGCCATGCAGGATGCGAAGCTGGAAGTCGCTCCGGAGCTGCTGCTCGAAGGTAATTACAGCCGCAAAAGCGGCTATGAAGCAGCCTCGCGCTTATGGGAGCTGCGAGATCAAGTCGAAGCGGTATTCGCTGCCAATGATCGCATGGCTATCGGCTTGATGCAAGGGCTTCGAGAGCGAGGCTGGGTAGGCGGACGGGACTTCGCCGTGATTGGCTGCGATGACTCCGATGCGGCCAAACTTAGTGATCCTCCGCTAAGCAGCATAAGCGTTCCTTTCTTCGAAATGGGCAAGGAAGCCGCCCGTGGCGTATTGGCGGGCGTTCTTCATGGAGAAGCGGTTCATCCAGCGCACATTAAGCTGCCTACCCAAGTGGTGGTCAGACAATCATCCAAAAGAAATCAGGCCAATCGAAGTCAAAAGTCTTGA
- a CDS encoding Gfo/Idh/MocA family protein: MITKSFNIGMVGYKFMGKAHSHAYKDTPMFFPQTAVPKMKLICGRDVDGVNEAAEKFGWDGYVTDWRDLVSHPEIDIVDINAPSDAHKEIALAAAKAGKHLFCEKPLALTLADAREMLEAAEAAGVKHMVGFNYRFAPAVQLAKKLVESGRLGDIYHFRAWFLQDWIVDPTFPLVWRLQKEIAGSGAHGDLGAHLIDLAHFLVGDMKEVIGMSETFVKERPLPTEMAGLSAKGSKDAPTGPVTVDDATLFMARFANGALGSFEASRFAPGHRCTNSFEINGSKGSVKFDFERLNELQVYFTSDDEDVQGFRRVLATDAPHAYMDAWWPAGHTIGYEHTFVHEVVELMTAIAEDRQPVPNFHDGVKCQEVLEAVDQSIAERRWVSISEV; this comes from the coding sequence ATGATTACGAAATCATTCAATATTGGCATGGTCGGCTATAAATTTATGGGGAAGGCGCACAGCCATGCTTATAAAGATACGCCCATGTTCTTCCCACAAACAGCGGTGCCGAAGATGAAGCTCATCTGCGGCAGAGATGTTGACGGTGTTAATGAAGCGGCCGAGAAATTCGGCTGGGATGGGTATGTCACCGATTGGCGCGATCTGGTCTCGCATCCCGAGATCGACATTGTCGATATCAATGCGCCCAGTGATGCGCACAAGGAAATTGCGCTGGCCGCCGCCAAGGCCGGCAAGCATCTGTTCTGCGAGAAGCCGCTGGCGCTGACCCTTGCGGATGCGAGGGAAATGCTGGAAGCGGCGGAAGCAGCCGGGGTGAAGCACATGGTGGGCTTCAACTATCGGTTTGCTCCAGCGGTGCAGCTTGCGAAGAAGTTGGTTGAGAGCGGCCGTCTCGGTGATATCTACCATTTCCGCGCCTGGTTTTTGCAGGATTGGATCGTAGATCCAACATTCCCCTTGGTTTGGCGCCTTCAGAAGGAAATCGCCGGTTCCGGGGCACATGGGGATTTGGGCGCGCATCTGATCGATTTGGCTCATTTCTTGGTTGGCGACATGAAGGAAGTGATCGGAATGAGTGAAACGTTCGTCAAAGAGCGCCCGCTGCCTACCGAGATGGCCGGTCTCAGCGCCAAGGGAAGCAAGGATGCCCCAACCGGTCCTGTTACGGTGGATGATGCGACGCTGTTTATGGCGCGTTTTGCGAATGGCGCGCTGGGCAGTTTCGAGGCTTCTCGATTTGCGCCAGGGCACAGGTGCACGAATTCTTTTGAAATTAACGGTAGTAAGGGTAGTGTGAAGTTTGATTTTGAGCGTTTGAATGAACTGCAGGTGTACTTCACAAGCGATGACGAGGATGTTCAGGGCTTCAGACGTGTTCTGGCGACAGACGCCCCTCATGCTTATATGGATGCTTGGTGGCCTGCGGGACATACGATTGGCTATGAGCATACCTTTGTTCATGAGGTTGTGGAGTTAATGACTGCGATAGCGGAGGACCGCCAGCCAGTTCCCAATTTCCATGATGGGGTGAAATGCCAGGAAGTGCTGGAAGCAGTGGATCAATCGATTGCAGAACGTCGCTGGGTGAGCATAAGTGAAGTGTAA
- a CDS encoding ThuA domain-containing protein, translating to MGKQALIVWGGWDGHQPEEVAGILADVLRNEGYGVEVSDTLDSFRDAERLAGVDLIVPVWTMGKIESEQLKPLIAAVKEGGTGIAGCHGGMGDSFRNEVEYQYMVGGQWVAHPGNDGVTYTVRMKDTGHHLTAGMTDFVVVSEKYYMHVDPAIQVHAVTDFGDVEMPVVWTKTYGAGKVYYNSLGHQANIVRMPETLELMRRGLLWATR from the coding sequence ATGGGTAAACAGGCATTAATCGTCTGGGGAGGCTGGGATGGCCATCAGCCGGAAGAGGTAGCGGGAATATTGGCAGATGTACTGCGCAACGAAGGATATGGGGTCGAGGTCTCCGATACCTTGGACAGTTTCAGAGATGCGGAACGGCTTGCTGGCGTTGATCTCATTGTGCCTGTGTGGACGATGGGAAAAATTGAAAGCGAACAACTGAAACCCTTGATCGCTGCGGTCAAGGAAGGCGGAACAGGCATCGCAGGCTGCCACGGCGGCATGGGCGATTCTTTCCGGAATGAAGTGGAGTATCAATACATGGTAGGTGGGCAGTGGGTAGCGCATCCTGGCAATGACGGCGTGACTTATACGGTTCGGATGAAGGATACAGGACATCATCTTACAGCGGGAATGACTGATTTCGTGGTCGTTTCGGAGAAGTATTATATGCATGTGGACCCCGCTATTCAGGTTCATGCGGTAACAGATTTCGGCGATGTGGAGATGCCTGTTGTGTGGACCAAAACCTATGGAGCGGGCAAAGTTTATTATAATTCATTAGGGCATCAGGCCAATATTGTCCGCATGCCGGAAACACTAGAACTCATGCGTCGCGGTTTATTGTGGGCGACTAGATAA
- a CDS encoding Gfo/Idh/MocA family protein → MSKKKVGIIGCGNISAAYMKNIPNFAHLELLACADIDLDRARARAEEFNIPHAYSVQELLQDANIDIVINLTIPAVHAEVCLQVLEAGKHVYVEKPLAVTREEGQQILEVARLRGLLVGSAPDTFLGGGIQTCVKLINDGWIGTPIAATAFMMGKGHEHWHPDPEFYYAKGGGPMFDMGPYYLTALVALLGPIRRVTGSTNISFAERTITSEKKRGQKIVVETPTHIAGVLDFHNGAIATLVTSFDIMGGTQLPNLEVYGSQGSLRIPDPNTFGGQVMIRKHGSDWEPIPLSHGYTENSRGLGVAAMAEALITGENEAHRANGELAYHVLEAMHGFHDASDSGKHYVMQSSCERPSPLEIDAIL, encoded by the coding sequence ATGAGCAAGAAGAAAGTCGGTATTATCGGTTGTGGGAATATTAGTGCAGCGTATATGAAAAATATCCCTAACTTTGCACATTTGGAACTGCTGGCCTGTGCAGATATTGATCTAGACCGCGCCAGAGCCAGAGCTGAGGAATTCAACATTCCGCATGCCTACTCTGTTCAAGAGCTTCTGCAGGATGCCAATATTGATATTGTGATCAATCTGACGATCCCAGCTGTGCATGCAGAAGTTTGTTTGCAAGTGCTTGAAGCTGGCAAGCATGTCTATGTGGAGAAGCCGCTAGCGGTTACGCGTGAAGAAGGACAACAGATTCTGGAGGTTGCCCGCCTTCGAGGATTGCTAGTGGGCAGTGCGCCGGACACGTTCCTTGGCGGTGGCATTCAAACATGCGTGAAGCTTATCAATGACGGCTGGATCGGTACGCCGATCGCCGCAACGGCCTTCATGATGGGAAAAGGGCACGAGCATTGGCATCCGGATCCTGAGTTCTACTATGCCAAGGGAGGCGGCCCGATGTTCGACATGGGTCCTTACTACCTGACAGCCCTTGTGGCTTTGCTGGGCCCGATTCGCCGAGTGACGGGCTCCACGAATATTAGCTTCGCGGAGCGAACGATCACGAGCGAGAAGAAGCGTGGGCAAAAAATCGTTGTAGAAACACCTACCCATATAGCTGGCGTTCTTGATTTCCATAACGGAGCGATTGCCACACTCGTGACAAGTTTCGATATTATGGGAGGCACTCAGCTGCCAAACCTTGAAGTGTATGGCAGCCAAGGCTCTCTGCGCATCCCGGACCCGAACACGTTCGGCGGTCAAGTCATGATTCGCAAGCATGGCTCTGATTGGGAACCTATTCCGCTGTCACATGGTTACACGGAAAATAGTCGCGGCCTTGGTGTTGCCGCTATGGCTGAAGCCTTGATTACCGGTGAGAATGAGGCTCATCGTGCCAACGGTGAATTGGCTTACCATGTGCTGGAAGCGATGCATGGCTTCCATGATGCCTCGGATTCAGGCAAGCACTATGTGATGCAAAGCAGCTGCGAGAGGCCATCTCCACTGGAAATAGATGCTATTTTATAA
- the sspI gene encoding small acid-soluble spore protein SspI: MNITLRQAIVQRVQNKSNDELQEVIEDSIGGEERVLPGLGVLFEIIWQHSESNIQNQLVETLKDHLE, translated from the coding sequence ATGAATATTACTTTAAGACAGGCCATCGTCCAGCGAGTCCAGAATAAATCGAATGATGAACTTCAAGAAGTTATTGAAGATTCCATCGGCGGAGAGGAACGGGTATTGCCGGGGCTTGGCGTACTTTTCGAAATCATATGGCAGCATAGTGAATCCAATATTCAGAACCAACTGGTCGAAACGCTTAAAGATCATCTCGAATGA
- a CDS encoding potassium channel family protein, translating into MRKQFAIIGMGRFGSSVARTLSQLGFEVMAIDSREDTVQEISSIVTHAVQADSTDEEALRALGIRNFDVVVVAIGEDIQASILTTLILKEMGIPTVVVKAVNDLHGKVLKKIGADKVVYPERDMGQRVAHHLISSNIVDYIELSADYSIVEIKASKQLVGKSLIQLDIRAKYGCNVIAIKQNDKLIIPPSAEETLRSDDILVLVGKNSNLQAFEVTFAE; encoded by the coding sequence ATGAGAAAGCAATTTGCCATTATTGGCATGGGAAGATTCGGCTCCAGTGTCGCAAGAACGTTGTCACAACTAGGCTTCGAAGTGATGGCGATTGATTCTCGGGAAGACACTGTGCAGGAAATCTCCTCGATTGTCACACATGCCGTACAAGCCGATTCGACCGATGAAGAAGCATTGAGAGCACTGGGTATCCGTAATTTTGACGTTGTCGTAGTGGCGATCGGCGAAGATATTCAGGCAAGTATTCTGACTACATTAATCCTTAAAGAAATGGGCATACCTACGGTTGTCGTGAAAGCCGTTAATGATCTGCATGGCAAAGTTTTGAAAAAAATTGGCGCAGATAAAGTCGTATACCCCGAAAGAGATATGGGACAGCGTGTAGCCCATCATTTAATTTCATCTAATATTGTTGATTACATCGAATTATCTGCTGATTACAGCATTGTGGAAATTAAAGCTTCGAAACAATTGGTTGGCAAAAGCCTTATACAGCTTGATATTCGGGCCAAATATGGCTGCAATGTCATCGCGATCAAACAAAATGATAAACTGATCATTCCACCGAGTGCGGAAGAAACCTTGCGATCAGACGATATCCTCGTATTAGTTGGTAAAAATTCGAATCTTCAAGCTTTTGAAGTGACTTTCGCGGAGTAG
- a CDS encoding TrmH family RNA methyltransferase has protein sequence MQIMSVQNARVKEWAQLLERRGRDKQGKYLIEGYHLVEEALRAGAMVETIVYSLEKGAPAGWDDLDQASSVEWVGVSPAVLEKCSDTQTPQGVLAIVARPQLGIDELLAGEHDLVVVLDGVQDPGNLGTIIRSADAVGANAVVLGRGTVDLYNPKTIRSTMGSMYHLPIVEADLGVLLPLARERGVRLVTTSLQAERSCYDTDLRQPTWLILGNEGKGVSPEVAAQSDVQVIIPMQGKAESLNVAMAATVLLFEASRQRLGGM, from the coding sequence ATCCAAATCATGTCTGTCCAAAATGCCAGAGTCAAAGAGTGGGCGCAGCTTCTGGAGCGTCGCGGCCGGGACAAGCAAGGAAAATATCTGATTGAAGGCTATCATCTGGTGGAAGAGGCACTTCGTGCTGGGGCTATGGTGGAAACGATCGTTTATAGTTTGGAAAAGGGTGCGCCAGCTGGGTGGGATGACCTTGACCAGGCTTCTTCAGTGGAATGGGTTGGCGTCAGCCCAGCCGTGCTGGAGAAATGTTCGGACACGCAGACCCCGCAAGGCGTGCTGGCCATCGTCGCTCGGCCGCAGCTCGGTATAGATGAGCTGCTCGCTGGCGAGCATGATCTGGTTGTCGTCCTGGATGGCGTTCAGGACCCAGGCAACCTCGGCACGATCATCCGCAGCGCGGATGCCGTCGGGGCTAATGCTGTTGTGCTCGGCCGGGGCACGGTCGATCTGTATAACCCCAAGACGATCCGCTCGACGATGGGATCGATGTATCATCTGCCGATTGTCGAGGCAGATCTGGGGGTGCTGCTGCCGCTCGCGCGTGAGCGCGGCGTGCGGCTTGTGACCACGAGCCTGCAAGCGGAGCGTTCGTGTTACGACACGGACCTGCGGCAGCCGACGTGGCTGATCCTCGGCAACGAAGGCAAGGGCGTGTCGCCGGAGGTTGCCGCGCAGTCGGATGTGCAGGTGATCATCCCGATGCAGGGCAAGGCGGAGTCGCTGAACGTTGCGATGGCTGCGACGGTGCTGCTGTTTGAGGCTTCGCGGCAGCGGTTGGGTGGAATGTAG
- a CDS encoding helix-turn-helix domain-containing protein: protein MNIIGENIKRLRKIHNLNQVDFSNLIGVSQGSLSDIEAGKSKPAVDTVVSIYKNFECSLEWLLTGSINQVDEEKESEYRNLQSTSFESELISAFRKLSTENQLEIFEIINIKLRR from the coding sequence ATGAATATTATTGGTGAAAACATAAAAAGGTTGAGAAAGATCCATAACTTAAATCAAGTTGATTTTTCAAATCTAATTGGTGTTTCTCAAGGTAGCTTGAGCGATATAGAAGCAGGAAAAAGTAAACCAGCTGTAGATACGGTTGTTTCTATTTACAAAAATTTTGAATGTTCATTGGAGTGGTTGCTTACTGGTTCTATTAACCAAGTGGATGAAGAGAAAGAGTCTGAATATCGTAATTTGCAATCAACTTCATTTGAGAGTGAGTTAATTAGTGCATTTAGAAAACTTAGTACAGAAAATCAGTTAGAAATATTTGAAATTATTAATATCAAACTAAGGAGATAA
- a CDS encoding SEC-C domain-containing protein, which yields MGNGQKRNEICFCGSGKKFKRCCINKNVNISFKFVHASQQSPEPNLGIVPSLEFQGQRVRTIWSTLYFRPLRETFHEFLILMAYRNTYGKEFHENQVSIPSDKRHVTFKWWEAYCEWGFKNINNIVEIENGKVYYGTSTGEIQSLLQHAYDLFCLQIVNRLPEFFISKLRDVHEFQGVKYEVAVAAIMARAGFEIEFLDDNYKSEVHCEFIATHKESGQKIGVEAKSKRRKGVLHEEGEFNADADNRGNIQHLFRKARTQKPKDIPFLIFIDMNLPSTNVNNNSFDGEPPDKTWEHDIDQIYANYKNQSTSPDPFNAVYFTNFAFYYQGNNSLSFPWITYIKKSESPEHEIRENSLLECIQSSIMRYSDIPQEI from the coding sequence ATGGGGAATGGGCAAAAGAGAAATGAAATCTGTTTCTGTGGAAGTGGAAAAAAATTTAAAAGGTGCTGCATAAATAAAAATGTAAATATCTCATTTAAATTTGTTCATGCATCTCAACAAAGTCCTGAACCTAATCTTGGAATTGTGCCAAGCTTAGAGTTTCAAGGACAGAGAGTACGTACTATTTGGAGTACCTTATATTTCCGCCCCTTACGTGAGACATTTCATGAATTTCTTATTTTGATGGCTTATAGAAATACTTATGGCAAAGAATTTCATGAAAATCAGGTATCAATTCCGTCTGATAAACGTCATGTTACATTTAAATGGTGGGAGGCTTATTGCGAGTGGGGGTTTAAGAATATAAATAACATTGTTGAAATAGAGAACGGCAAAGTTTATTACGGAACTTCTACTGGTGAAATTCAGTCATTATTACAACACGCTTATGATTTATTTTGCCTTCAAATTGTAAATAGGCTTCCGGAATTTTTTATTTCTAAGCTTAGAGATGTTCATGAGTTTCAGGGAGTAAAATACGAAGTAGCTGTCGCAGCAATTATGGCTAGAGCAGGATTTGAAATTGAATTTCTTGATGATAATTATAAAAGTGAAGTCCATTGTGAATTTATTGCTACACATAAAGAATCGGGTCAAAAGATTGGAGTGGAGGCAAAAAGCAAGCGAAGAAAAGGTGTGTTACATGAAGAGGGAGAGTTTAATGCGGATGCTGATAATAGAGGGAATATTCAACATCTATTTAGAAAAGCGAGAACACAAAAACCAAAAGACATCCCATTCCTTATTTTTATTGATATGAATTTACCTTCAACTAATGTAAATAATAATTCATTTGATGGGGAACCTCCCGATAAGACATGGGAACATGATATTGATCAGATTTATGCTAATTATAAGAACCAATCCACTTCACCTGATCCTTTTAATGCAGTGTACTTCACAAATTTTGCTTTTTATTATCAAGGAAATAATAGTCTCTCGTTTCCATGGATAACCTACATTAAGAAATCCGAATCACCTGAACATGAAATAAGAGAAAACAGCTTACTTGAATGTATTCAAAGTTCCATAATGAGGTATTCAGATATCCCTCAGGAAATATGA
- a CDS encoding NUDIX hydrolase, with product MEYQVPKHCISVAGLVTNENGEVLLLRTHWRSDTWEMPGGNVELGEPLDKAICREVQEETGIVIKPIGITGVYMNITKQVLTVCFRAKYISGEIKIQEEIVEARFIKIDETNIEEYITRPQQRSRLLDAMNAKCHVLFESWEVNPSYTLLNRLEGDMNNK from the coding sequence TTGGAGTACCAAGTTCCCAAACACTGTATTTCAGTTGCAGGTCTAGTCACCAATGAGAATGGTGAGGTATTGTTGCTTAGAACACATTGGCGTTCGGATACCTGGGAAATGCCAGGGGGAAATGTTGAATTGGGAGAACCTCTCGATAAAGCAATTTGCAGAGAGGTTCAAGAGGAGACGGGCATCGTTATTAAGCCAATTGGAATAACTGGTGTTTATATGAATATTACGAAACAAGTGCTGACAGTATGTTTCAGAGCTAAATATATTAGCGGGGAAATAAAAATACAAGAAGAAATAGTCGAAGCTCGGTTCATAAAAATCGATGAAACGAATATTGAGGAATATATAACAAGGCCGCAGCAAAGATCAAGATTACTAGATGCAATGAATGCAAAATGTCATGTACTCTTTGAATCCTGGGAAGTAAACCCCAGTTATACATTGTTAAATAGATTGGAAGGGGATATGAACAATAAATGA
- a CDS encoding NUDIX hydrolase, translated as MKKTDYAHFLYSKQLSANHKYKCRGVVANGVIFTKNGFFVFGEMNTNTSTPGRLQFVAGGVEASDIQGNVVNMFENLSRETQDEIGIDLTNFNVVSRVTSKYIVHWQSIALVYLIELSIDSHELKLHYDSFESNSLVKASSQNFH; from the coding sequence TTGAAAAAAACTGATTATGCTCATTTTTTATACTCTAAGCAATTGAGTGCCAATCATAAATATAAGTGCCGTGGAGTGGTTGCGAATGGTGTTATCTTCACAAAGAATGGATTTTTTGTGTTTGGAGAGATGAATACAAATACTTCCACTCCGGGAAGATTGCAGTTTGTGGCGGGAGGCGTTGAGGCAAGCGATATTCAGGGGAACGTTGTTAATATGTTTGAGAACTTATCGAGGGAAACACAAGACGAAATTGGTATTGATTTGACCAACTTTAATGTGGTTTCTAGAGTAACGTCTAAATATATTGTACATTGGCAATCGATAGCTTTGGTTTACCTTATTGAATTATCCATTGATTCACATGAGCTAAAATTGCATTATGATAGCTTCGAGAGCAACTCCTTAGTAAAAGCATCATCCCAGAATTTTCATTAA
- a CDS encoding metallophosphoesterase family protein, which yields MKSFCIVHLSDLHISDREDGKTSNLRNALIRDLVDRTQSQSLKIDAIAVTGDSVDRGGSVGAFQIAEEYYKQLIHALNIEKENVLFVPGNHDYPRRTAIQVLLENTSTDDFYNKTLFTEHWETFQARQKSFQKMVCNVTGVNDLENTEYGGSIRTIQTDNGLIRFVLLNSSWACTGERDFSNLFVGKWQLDELINLNRKLPPANLVLGLMHHPIDWLNIADQKLVVENLTQPHGINLDAILHGHIHTGRLDYTLNPDRGLLSLVSGVGYPDKSNRGIDQFKVSNCRYAIYNFDADSGMLTVQLRVSNENGSFAADTLLYDLGKETGSFTIPYKLKLSLIEQGSALEKK from the coding sequence ATGAAATCTTTTTGTATTGTGCATCTATCTGATCTTCACATAAGTGATAGAGAAGATGGAAAAACTAGTAATTTAAGAAATGCCCTAATTAGGGACTTAGTTGACAGAACACAGTCACAATCACTTAAAATCGATGCTATTGCTGTAACTGGTGATTCTGTCGATAGAGGGGGGTCTGTAGGAGCTTTTCAAATTGCTGAAGAATATTATAAACAATTGATTCATGCCTTAAATATAGAGAAAGAGAATGTCCTATTCGTGCCTGGAAATCACGATTATCCTCGAAGAACTGCAATCCAAGTGTTATTGGAAAATACATCAACTGACGATTTTTACAACAAGACTTTATTTACCGAGCACTGGGAGACCTTTCAGGCTCGTCAAAAATCTTTTCAAAAGATGGTGTGTAATGTAACTGGAGTAAATGATCTTGAGAACACTGAATATGGTGGATCAATTAGGACAATTCAAACCGATAATGGTTTAATACGTTTCGTTCTACTTAATTCTTCATGGGCATGTACAGGCGAAAGAGATTTCAGTAATCTTTTTGTCGGAAAATGGCAATTAGATGAGTTAATTAATTTGAATAGAAAATTACCTCCTGCTAATTTAGTACTTGGACTAATGCATCATCCAATTGATTGGTTAAATATTGCTGATCAGAAGTTAGTGGTAGAAAATCTTACACAACCACATGGTATTAATTTAGATGCAATTCTACATGGACATATTCACACTGGCAGGTTAGATTATACGTTAAATCCAGATAGAGGACTACTTAGTCTGGTTAGCGGAGTAGGATATCCTGATAAAAGTAATCGTGGAATAGACCAATTTAAGGTTTCTAACTGTCGTTATGCAATCTATAATTTTGATGCTGACAGTGGAATGCTCACGGTTCAACTCAGAGTTTCAAATGAAAATGGCTCATTTGCAGCAGATACATTACTATACGATCTCGGTAAAGAGACCGGTAGCTTCACTATCCCATATAAACTAAAACTTAGTTTAATAGAACAAGGTAGTGCGTTGGAAAAAAAATAG